Proteins encoded by one window of Sulfurimonas hongkongensis:
- a CDS encoding Hsp20/alpha crystallin family protein — translation MSFIEKTKEIGNEIEESLEKGFEKGKEVLSNVASHLPFANLAKKKGGDFHVEIDLPGVKKEDIEVKIDNNILTISGERRMRKEINREDYYHLESSFGRFERSFTLPKGIDQEKINAEYKNGRLIIDLEREESLKPKAIEVK, via the coding sequence ATGAGCTTTATTGAAAAAACTAAAGAGATAGGAAATGAGATAGAAGAGAGCTTAGAAAAAGGGTTTGAAAAAGGCAAGGAGGTGTTGAGTAATGTTGCTAGTCATCTCCCTTTTGCAAACTTGGCGAAAAAGAAGGGTGGAGATTTTCATGTCGAAATTGATTTACCTGGTGTTAAAAAGGAGGATATCGAAGTAAAAATTGATAATAATATCTTAACTATTAGTGGTGAGCGTAGGATGAGAAAAGAGATAAACAGGGAAGACTATTATCATCTAGAGAGTTCATTCGGTAGGTTTGAGAGAAGCTTTACTCTTCCTAAAGGGATTGATCAAGAAAAGATAAATGCAGAGTACAAAAACGGGAGACTTATAATAGATCTTGAGAGAGAAGAGTCTCTTAAACCAAAAGCTATAGAAGTAAAATAA
- a CDS encoding Crp/Fnr family transcriptional regulator: MQVEYPIDIVQSKFHQDVESYGRVLFFSKDEMVLTPQELTKKFFFVLEGRIKVSQVNLKNAKEQIITILTNGDMYDVVTLLDGKLHENLLYALDEVKIVCFPIEIVRKWMQEDQNFNKILFPYVSNQLREREELALDLSLYSVSERLIKLISKTTNHENPSKRNLLQNLSHEVIASIIGTVRKVLNRHIQQLKDDDMITVKRKNIEIKDAQKLLDSLPLS; this comes from the coding sequence GTGCAAGTCGAATATCCTATTGATATTGTTCAAAGTAAATTTCATCAAGATGTAGAGAGCTATGGACGAGTTTTGTTTTTTTCAAAAGATGAAATGGTTTTAACACCCCAAGAGCTAACGAAAAAATTCTTTTTTGTACTTGAGGGCAGAATTAAAGTTTCACAAGTGAATCTAAAGAATGCTAAAGAGCAGATTATCACCATCTTAACTAATGGCGATATGTATGATGTAGTTACGCTTCTTGATGGTAAGCTACATGAAAATCTATTGTATGCACTAGATGAAGTTAAAATCGTATGTTTTCCTATTGAGATCGTTAGAAAATGGATGCAAGAGGATCAAAATTTTAATAAAATACTTTTTCCATATGTTTCAAATCAGTTAAGAGAGAGGGAGGAGCTTGCTTTGGACCTCTCGCTTTATAGTGTTTCAGAGAGACTTATAAAGCTAATTTCAAAAACTACAAATCATGAAAATCCTAGCAAGCGCAATCTCTTACAAAATCTTTCACACGAAGTAATTGCAAGTATAATAGGAACTGTAAGAAAAGTGCTTAATCGACATATTCAACAACTAAAAGATGATGATATGATCACTGTCAAGCGTAAAAATATTGAAATAAAAGACGCACAAAAACTTCTAGACAGCCTTCCTCTATCTTAA
- the ftsA gene encoding cell division protein FtsA — protein MSRTVLAIDVGSTKICAIIAEIADDNSVSITGAGISKAQGLKRGSITNIELASKSIKTAINDAKRVSGSDVKTAIVSISGAYTKSLNSNGIVNIQNKEVSFKEIERVMNTSVYNANIPNEYEILHALPYNFKVDDQDFIEDPLGMNASRLEVEAHIITTQKSNLNNLKKAVRGAGVEVENVVLNGYASSIATLNPDEKELGVAVIDMGGNTSNITIHSGNSIRYNDFLGVGSNHVTSDLSMALHTPLNIADSVKLSYGSLLAPSNELIELPIIGDEETTHEVSLEVVHNVIFARVEETLMILAQFIENSGLKDQLGAGIVLTGGFSKMEGIRELAVATFGSVPVRLARPIEMDGLFDNLRSAEFSSAIGLVMYSAKYYTPYEIDVNKRVRHSNETPVSQSKVNFSTESEIPIAPSAEEEQEQKMVSLESKKDKKNDEAGVFSKFWNWATQLF, from the coding sequence TTGAGCAGAACTGTTTTAGCCATAGATGTTGGTTCCACAAAGATATGCGCTATCATTGCTGAAATTGCCGATGATAATTCAGTATCTATAACGGGTGCTGGTATTTCTAAAGCGCAAGGTTTAAAAAGAGGAAGCATAACAAATATAGAGTTAGCCTCAAAATCTATAAAAACTGCAATAAATGATGCAAAAAGAGTCTCTGGTAGTGATGTCAAAACTGCTATAGTCTCTATATCTGGTGCATACACTAAAAGTCTAAACTCAAACGGTATAGTTAACATTCAAAACAAAGAAGTAAGTTTTAAAGAGATTGAGCGAGTTATGAACACCTCTGTTTATAACGCCAACATACCAAACGAGTATGAGATACTCCATGCTCTTCCATATAACTTTAAGGTCGATGATCAGGATTTTATAGAAGACCCGCTTGGTATGAATGCTTCAAGACTTGAAGTTGAAGCACACATCATAACTACTCAAAAGTCAAACCTAAACAACCTAAAAAAAGCTGTTCGTGGAGCTGGTGTGGAGGTAGAAAATGTAGTACTCAATGGCTATGCATCTTCTATAGCTACTCTAAATCCTGATGAAAAAGAGCTAGGCGTTGCCGTTATTGATATGGGTGGAAACACGAGCAATATAACCATCCACTCTGGTAATTCCATCAGATATAATGACTTTTTGGGAGTCGGCTCGAACCATGTTACAAGTGACTTATCTATGGCTCTACATACTCCACTCAATATTGCCGATAGTGTAAAGCTAAGTTATGGCTCACTTCTTGCTCCTAGCAATGAGCTTATAGAGCTTCCAATTATAGGTGATGAGGAGACTACTCACGAGGTCTCTCTTGAAGTAGTTCACAATGTCATCTTTGCAAGAGTTGAAGAGACACTTATGATACTAGCCCAGTTTATAGAAAATAGCGGTCTTAAAGATCAGCTAGGAGCTGGTATAGTTCTAACTGGTGGTTTCTCAAAGATGGAAGGCATCAGAGAGTTAGCTGTAGCTACATTTGGTTCAGTGCCTGTTCGCCTTGCTCGCCCAATAGAAATGGACGGACTTTTTGACAACTTAAGAAGTGCGGAGTTCTCAAGTGCTATCGGTTTGGTTATGTATAGTGCAAAATACTACACTCCTTATGAGATAGATGTAAACAAAAGAGTTCGGCACTCAAACGAGACACCTGTTTCACAAAGTAAGGTAAACTTCTCTACTGAGAGTGAGATTCCTATTGCACCCTCGGCTGAAGAAGAGCAAGAGCAAAAAATGGTTTCTTTGGAATCTAAAAAAGATAAAAAAAACGATGAAGCTGGAGTTTTTAGCAAATTTTGGAACTGGGCAACCCAGCTATTTTAA
- a CDS encoding adenosylmethionine--8-amino-7-oxononanoate transaminase produces MKNEELKKRDLEVLWHPCTQMKDHETLPLIPIKRAYGVYLEDFEENIFIDAVSSWWVNIFGHTNAYINEKIKEQLNSLEHVILAGFTHEPVVKLSERLVELTPDGLSKCFYSDNGSSAIEVTLKMSYHAHKNDKKIGKDIFVSLTNSYHGETIGALSVGDVELYKQTYEPLLLKTIQTPVPSDTSVTSAKEAAQKFEELCKERSHEISAIILEPLVQGAGYMHMYDREFLVLVREICSRYDVHLIADEVMVGFGRTGELFACESAGITPDFMVLSKGLTGGYLPLSVVLTSDEIYAKFYCDYNEHKAFLHSHSYTGNALACAAANATLDIFEKDNVIEQNRKTAAYMAEKLEKFKGLKNVASIRQTGMICAIDLKGYKSEDRVGLRVYTYALEHGVLLRPLGHVVYFMPPYTITKEEIDRVMDTAYDAISAL; encoded by the coding sequence ATGAAGAATGAAGAACTAAAAAAAAGAGACTTGGAAGTTTTGTGGCATCCTTGTACTCAGATGAAAGACCATGAAACACTGCCACTTATCCCTATAAAAAGAGCTTATGGAGTATATCTTGAAGACTTTGAAGAAAATATTTTTATCGATGCTGTTAGTAGCTGGTGGGTAAATATTTTCGGGCACACAAATGCTTATATAAATGAGAAGATAAAGGAGCAGTTAAATAGTCTAGAGCATGTAATTTTAGCGGGTTTTACTCATGAGCCAGTTGTAAAACTCTCTGAGAGACTCGTGGAGTTAACGCCAGATGGACTAAGTAAGTGTTTTTACTCTGATAATGGTTCAAGCGCTATAGAAGTGACCCTAAAGATGAGCTATCATGCTCATAAAAATGATAAAAAAATTGGCAAAGATATCTTTGTCTCACTCACAAACTCTTACCATGGCGAGACTATTGGAGCGCTGAGTGTTGGCGATGTAGAACTCTACAAGCAGACTTATGAGCCACTTTTACTAAAGACCATACAAACTCCAGTTCCAAGTGATACAAGTGTTACCTCTGCAAAAGAGGCCGCACAAAAATTTGAAGAGCTGTGCAAAGAGAGGTCTCACGAGATAAGTGCAATCATACTAGAGCCTCTTGTTCAAGGCGCTGGATATATGCATATGTACGATAGAGAATTTTTAGTTTTAGTGCGCGAGATTTGCTCAAGGTATGATGTGCACTTAATAGCAGATGAAGTTATGGTCGGTTTTGGACGAACAGGAGAGCTTTTTGCGTGTGAGAGTGCTGGAATTACACCTGATTTTATGGTGCTATCAAAAGGACTCACTGGTGGTTATCTTCCTCTCTCTGTCGTTTTAACCTCAGATGAGATATATGCTAAGTTTTATTGTGATTACAACGAACACAAGGCATTTTTACACTCTCACTCATATACAGGAAATGCACTTGCATGTGCGGCTGCAAATGCAACTCTTGATATTTTTGAAAAAGATAACGTAATAGAGCAAAACAGAAAAACGGCAGCGTATATGGCTGAAAAATTAGAGAAGTTTAAAGGGCTAAAAAATGTAGCATCCATCAGACAAACAGGAATGATATGTGCCATCGACTTAAAAGGTTATAAGAGCGAAGATAGAGTAGGCTTGAGAGTTTATACTTATGCGCTAGAGCATGGAGTACTGCTAAGGCCACTTGGTCATGTAGTCTACTTTATGCCACCATATACCATCACAAAAGAAGAGATAGATAGGGTAATGGATACAGCTTATGATGCTATCTCTGCTTTGTAA
- a CDS encoding Hsp20/alpha crystallin family protein, with protein MYITKYNPTRDMREFQRGFNSFNSFLDNFMGGMATISKADFEPLVNTREGEHAYHVELDLPGMKKEDINVDVKDNVVTISGERKTKEEVEKEDYYKIESSYGKFERSFTLPENVDIENIRAESQDGVLEVIIPKFQKVEKKSKKIEIK; from the coding sequence ATGTACATTACAAAATATAACCCAACTAGAGATATGCGAGAGTTTCAAAGAGGATTTAATAGTTTCAACTCATTCTTAGATAATTTTATGGGTGGTATGGCAACAATTAGCAAGGCTGATTTTGAACCTTTAGTCAACACGCGGGAGGGAGAACATGCTTACCATGTAGAGTTGGATCTGCCAGGTATGAAAAAAGAGGATATCAATGTAGATGTAAAAGATAATGTTGTAACAATCTCAGGTGAAAGAAAGACTAAAGAAGAGGTTGAAAAAGAGGACTACTATAAAATAGAGAGTAGTTATGGAAAATTTGAAAGAAGTTTTACTCTGCCTGAGAATGTAGATATTGAAAATATACGTGCAGAATCGCAAGATGGTGTCTTAGAAGTGATCATACCAAAGTTTCAAAAAGTAGAGAAAAAGTCAAAAAAAATAGAGATTAAATAG
- the ftsZ gene encoding cell division protein FtsZ has product MEPYVIEEASNLSGARIIAVGVGGGGGNMIGHMIKEGVCGIEMIMINTDAQVLYEAESASKIQIGTKLTKGLGAGMKPAIGKDSALESYDEIRDALDGADIVFISAGLGGGTGTGAAPVIAQIAKEVGALTISIVTKPFSFEGKKRLKLAESGLEELKLESDSIVVIPNDKLLSIIDRRLGLKESFKIVDGVLAQAVSGTSGVILASGENDINLDFADLQTVMSHKGMALMGVGEYEGENAAYEAIKAAIESPLLDNMTINGAMGVLVHFKMHPDFPLMEISDAMNVVHESAHEDAEVIFGTSTDATIEPNYIKITIIATGFEKDMGTGSNNEDFVSEEPQAKIKLRPKLVVGGEYDENYLDIPSYMRQQQD; this is encoded by the coding sequence ATGGAACCATATGTAATTGAAGAAGCAAGCAACCTAAGTGGAGCAAGAATAATAGCAGTAGGCGTAGGTGGCGGTGGTGGTAACATGATCGGTCATATGATTAAAGAGGGTGTTTGTGGCATCGAGATGATTATGATAAACACTGATGCTCAAGTTCTTTATGAAGCAGAGAGCGCATCTAAGATTCAGATAGGTACAAAGCTTACTAAGGGTCTTGGTGCTGGAATGAAGCCCGCTATTGGAAAAGACTCAGCGCTAGAGAGCTATGATGAGATTAGAGACGCTCTTGATGGTGCTGATATAGTCTTTATATCAGCAGGTCTAGGCGGTGGAACTGGGACTGGTGCTGCTCCTGTTATTGCCCAAATAGCAAAAGAAGTTGGGGCTTTAACTATCTCTATAGTTACGAAACCTTTCTCCTTTGAGGGCAAAAAACGTCTAAAACTTGCTGAATCTGGACTAGAAGAGCTTAAGCTTGAGAGCGACTCTATTGTAGTTATTCCAAATGACAAGCTACTCTCCATCATAGATAGAAGACTCGGACTAAAAGAGAGTTTTAAGATAGTTGATGGTGTTTTAGCTCAAGCTGTGAGTGGAACCTCGGGTGTAATACTTGCGAGTGGTGAAAATGATATAAATCTAGACTTTGCCGACTTGCAAACTGTAATGAGTCATAAAGGTATGGCACTTATGGGCGTTGGTGAATATGAGGGTGAAAATGCTGCTTATGAAGCTATTAAAGCAGCAATTGAGTCACCTCTACTTGACAACATGACAATTAACGGAGCTATGGGTGTTTTAGTTCACTTCAAGATGCATCCAGATTTTCCACTTATGGAGATATCAGATGCTATGAATGTTGTACATGAGAGTGCACACGAAGATGCAGAGGTTATCTTTGGTACATCTACAGATGCGACTATTGAGCCAAATTATATAAAAATAACTATAATTGCAACAGGCTTTGAAAAAGATATGGGCACAGGTTCCAATAATGAAGACTTTGTAAGTGAAGAGCCACAAGCAAAAATAAAACTTCGTCCAAAATTAGTAGTTGGTGGAGAATATGATGAGAATTACTTGGATATTCCTTCATATATGAGACAACAACAGGATTAA
- a CDS encoding peptidylprolyl isomerase — protein MISWMQRHKKYLIITIWISTIAFVGAGFVGWGQYSYGDKAGAAAKVGDVEITIGELQKTYSNLYAQYNEMFQGNFDEEKAKSFGLQSQALKQLINQALVLNLGISYDLDVSEKEILERLKTKEFFFKDGVFDKEIYKQVLSRNNMTTKEYEADIKKELLIQKTLALLPVDVSKNELDIIENILNIADKIEYKVISDEKISVDTSDEVLMPYWEKNKQNFMSEVMYEVKFIKQPRVSGKYEDKEIREYYEENKINFKDTDAKILPFEGAKASVIAKLDAKETKDTALRAYIDYKKGTLAPDIEVTTTIISASNNPYNDEVLEAISKTSPTSPLLKPILVGDEYFTFELIKTIPSSVKSYEDAKDEILPKYVQEQKNNKLLELAKNSVKTFKGDSTDFITNQDANKIANLQETEANEFLNALFATDKKRGFIALNSGKIVLYNILEQKLLENSNNNPNNPIVRIKSDLFNEGLVKNLQNKYKTEIFIQGL, from the coding sequence ATGATTTCATGGATGCAAAGACATAAAAAATATCTCATTATAACTATTTGGATTTCAACTATAGCTTTCGTCGGAGCAGGCTTTGTTGGATGGGGGCAATACTCTTATGGAGACAAGGCTGGAGCTGCTGCAAAGGTTGGAGACGTTGAGATAACCATAGGTGAACTTCAAAAAACTTACTCAAATCTTTACGCTCAATACAACGAGATGTTTCAAGGCAACTTTGATGAAGAAAAAGCAAAAAGTTTCGGACTCCAATCGCAGGCGCTAAAACAGCTTATAAACCAAGCACTTGTTTTAAATCTTGGTATCTCTTATGACTTAGATGTAAGTGAAAAAGAGATTTTAGAGAGACTCAAGACTAAGGAATTTTTCTTTAAAGATGGTGTTTTTGATAAAGAGATTTATAAGCAGGTTTTATCAAGAAATAACATGACTACAAAAGAGTATGAAGCAGATATAAAAAAAGAGCTTTTGATACAAAAAACCTTAGCTTTATTGCCAGTTGATGTAAGTAAAAATGAACTTGATATCATAGAAAATATCTTAAATATAGCAGATAAGATAGAGTATAAAGTAATAAGTGATGAAAAAATCTCAGTTGACACTTCAGATGAAGTTCTTATGCCATATTGGGAAAAAAACAAACAAAACTTTATGAGTGAAGTCATGTATGAAGTTAAGTTTATAAAGCAGCCAAGAGTCTCTGGTAAGTATGAAGATAAAGAGATACGAGAGTACTATGAAGAGAACAAGATTAACTTCAAAGATACAGATGCAAAGATACTTCCATTTGAGGGCGCAAAAGCATCAGTAATAGCCAAACTTGATGCAAAAGAAACTAAAGATACAGCTCTTAGAGCTTACATAGACTACAAAAAAGGAACTCTCGCTCCTGATATAGAGGTAACAACTACTATTATCTCAGCTTCAAATAACCCTTATAATGACGAAGTTTTAGAAGCTATTTCAAAAACATCTCCTACATCTCCACTGTTAAAGCCAATCTTAGTAGGAGATGAGTACTTTACATTTGAACTGATAAAAACTATCCCATCAAGTGTAAAGAGTTATGAAGATGCTAAAGATGAGATTTTGCCAAAATATGTTCAAGAGCAAAAAAACAACAAGCTCTTAGAGTTAGCTAAAAACTCAGTTAAGACGTTTAAAGGAGACTCTACAGATTTTATAACAAATCAAGATGCAAACAAGATTGCAAATCTTCAAGAGACAGAGGCAAACGAATTTTTAAACGCTCTTTTTGCAACAGACAAAAAAAGAGGATTTATAGCTTTAAATAGTGGAAAAATTGTTCTTTATAACATCTTGGAACAAAAACTGCTTGAGAATTCTAATAACAACCCTAACAACCCTATAGTTAGGATAAAGAGTGACTTGTTTAACGAAGGTTTGGTAAAAAACCTCCAAAACAAGTACAAAACAGAGATATTTATTCAAGGACTCTAA
- a CDS encoding Crp/Fnr family transcriptional regulator: MSIREILESLIFFSSLDAKEIELLSSFCTLTTYANEYVLHYENEQSQNLEFLISGLAKSYKIDKHKNEIFLYYIYKNSLLSEIESFKSQTLNFFSNISIVEESLVLNIDYGLFKENFLDKQKLCLELSCEVNERSQKLQSLINREFIYDSVQKVSMMLHSDLEMFNKLKRHDISLILHIQPATLSRVLNRLKRNNIIDIIHGRIKVLDSKALKEVAND, translated from the coding sequence TTGTCTATTCGAGAGATTTTGGAATCTTTGATCTTTTTTAGCTCTCTTGATGCTAAAGAGATAGAGCTCTTATCTTCTTTTTGTACGCTTACTACTTACGCAAATGAGTATGTGCTTCATTATGAAAATGAGCAGAGTCAAAACTTAGAGTTTCTTATAAGTGGCTTAGCAAAATCCTACAAGATAGACAAACACAAAAATGAAATTTTTCTATACTATATATATAAAAACTCTCTACTCTCAGAGATAGAGAGTTTTAAAAGCCAAACTCTTAACTTTTTTTCCAACATCTCTATTGTTGAAGAGTCCTTAGTTTTAAACATAGACTATGGGCTATTTAAAGAAAATTTTTTAGATAAACAAAAACTCTGCCTAGAGCTATCTTGTGAGGTAAATGAAAGATCTCAAAAACTTCAATCTTTGATAAATCGTGAGTTTATATATGACTCAGTTCAAAAGGTCTCTATGATGCTTCACAGTGATTTAGAGATGTTTAACAAACTAAAAAGACACGATATATCTCTAATACTTCACATACAACCAGCAACTCTATCTCGCGTTTTAAATAGACTAAAGAGAAATAATATTATTGATATAATACATGGTCGAATTAAGGTGCTAGATTCAAAAGCATTGAAGGAAGTAGCAAATGACTAA
- the nosZ gene encoding Sec-dependent nitrous-oxide reductase, with protein MTKHFNKLASVLLGTTLAATVASAASGGELQEVMKKRGLTEQDIIRAAKTYLPSGGRDEFVVFSSAGQAGQVIVYGVPSMKILKYIGVFTPEPWQGYGFDEESKKVLRQGNIRGREINWGDTHHPALSEKDGKYDGKWLAINDKATPRIAIISLADFETQQIAVNPVFKSAHGGAFFTQNSEYIIEAAQYAAPFDNDYAPIEEYKERYRGGVTMWKFDSKIGRIKQKDSFTIEMPPYMQDLSDAGKGVSHGWGFTNSFNSEMYTGGIEVGMPPNEAGMSRNDTDFLHVYNWKKLAKLAEDKKNVKVVNGHRIVPMDVAVKHEALFLIPEPKSPHGVDVSPDGEYITVCGKLDTHASVYKWSKIQKLIKSKKYAGKDPYGIPILDMKESLHGQAELGLGPLHNQYSNVDGEIYTSLYVDSQIVKWNYKTLKVLDKVNVHYNVGHLCGMEGKSADPQGKYVISLNKLVIDRYQPVGPLHPQSHQLIDISGKKMDLLYDMPIPLGEPHQAVAIRAEKLHPHVRYPMGTNVRTGKIHEGKTLAGQERIERDGNKVTVYATVVRSHINPERITVNKGDEVTMYLTNLERAQDETHAFTVSQHDVHVSLEPGKTGSVKFTADLEGVFPYYCTEFCSALHLEMMGYLMVKDPNKKYTSAQKLKMQTMSKDELIAEYKKTVAVNDATDAVIQSVVKFLKDNKFDKHKVVADLVTDAFDQYNQIPAQKKKADEAYKKGDYEKAILFENMIWQLMVKTADVGIRAKDALVREIATKQSAAAARGERAFAEGGCNGCHVIGKVSSGPDLTGVLQRHENAEKWVSDFILHPEKMYEDPYVKSMIDYFKIRMPNQNMSKEETKDIIEYLKWVDENANLF; from the coding sequence ATGACTAAGCATTTCAATAAGCTTGCTTCAGTTCTTTTAGGCACTACACTAGCTGCAACAGTTGCATCAGCAGCTTCAGGTGGTGAGCTACAAGAAGTAATGAAGAAAAGAGGCTTAACAGAACAAGACATTATTCGTGCTGCTAAGACATATCTGCCATCAGGTGGTAGAGATGAATTTGTAGTATTTAGCTCAGCTGGACAAGCTGGACAAGTTATAGTTTATGGTGTTCCTTCAATGAAAATCTTGAAGTACATTGGTGTATTTACACCTGAGCCTTGGCAAGGTTATGGCTTTGATGAGGAATCTAAAAAGGTTCTAAGACAAGGTAACATCCGTGGAAGAGAGATTAACTGGGGAGACACTCATCACCCTGCTCTATCTGAAAAAGATGGTAAGTATGATGGTAAGTGGTTAGCAATCAACGATAAAGCGACTCCTCGTATAGCTATCATCTCTTTGGCTGACTTTGAGACTCAACAAATAGCTGTAAACCCTGTTTTTAAATCTGCTCACGGTGGAGCTTTCTTTACACAAAACTCAGAGTATATCATAGAAGCTGCTCAATATGCTGCTCCATTTGATAATGACTATGCACCTATAGAAGAGTACAAAGAGAGATACCGTGGTGGTGTCACTATGTGGAAGTTTGATTCTAAAATTGGTCGTATAAAACAAAAAGACTCTTTTACTATCGAGATGCCTCCATATATGCAAGATTTAAGTGATGCTGGTAAAGGTGTCTCTCATGGTTGGGGCTTTACAAACTCATTTAACTCAGAGATGTACACAGGTGGAATCGAAGTTGGTATGCCACCAAATGAAGCTGGTATGTCAAGAAATGACACTGACTTTTTACATGTTTATAACTGGAAAAAGCTTGCAAAACTTGCAGAAGATAAAAAAAATGTAAAAGTTGTAAATGGACATAGAATTGTTCCTATGGATGTTGCGGTTAAGCATGAAGCACTATTTTTAATCCCAGAGCCTAAATCACCTCACGGTGTTGATGTCTCTCCTGATGGTGAATATATCACAGTTTGTGGTAAGTTAGATACTCACGCTTCTGTTTATAAATGGAGTAAGATTCAAAAACTTATCAAGAGCAAAAAATACGCTGGTAAAGACCCATATGGTATTCCTATCTTAGATATGAAAGAATCACTACATGGTCAAGCTGAACTAGGTCTTGGGCCATTGCATAACCAATACTCAAACGTAGATGGTGAAATCTATACTTCACTATATGTTGATTCACAAATTGTTAAGTGGAACTACAAAACTCTTAAAGTTTTAGACAAAGTAAATGTTCACTACAATGTTGGTCACCTTTGTGGAATGGAAGGAAAATCTGCTGATCCTCAAGGGAAATATGTTATTTCACTAAACAAACTAGTGATTGATAGATATCAACCTGTTGGACCATTGCATCCACAAAGTCACCAGCTAATTGACATTAGTGGTAAAAAAATGGATCTTTTATATGATATGCCTATTCCATTAGGTGAACCTCACCAAGCTGTTGCTATCCGTGCTGAGAAGCTTCACCCACACGTTAGATACCCAATGGGAACAAACGTAAGAACTGGTAAGATTCATGAAGGTAAAACTTTGGCGGGTCAAGAGAGAATTGAGAGAGATGGTAATAAAGTTACTGTATATGCTACTGTTGTTCGTTCACACATCAACCCTGAGAGAATCACGGTTAATAAAGGTGATGAGGTAACTATGTACTTAACAAACCTTGAGAGAGCTCAAGATGAGACTCACGCATTTACAGTTAGTCAACATGATGTTCACGTCTCACTAGAACCTGGTAAAACAGGAAGTGTTAAGTTTACTGCTGACTTAGAGGGAGTTTTTCCTTACTATTGTACAGAGTTTTGTTCTGCACTTCACTTAGAGATGATGGGTTACTTAATGGTTAAAGATCCGAACAAAAAATATACTTCGGCTCAAAAACTAAAAATGCAAACAATGTCAAAAGATGAGTTAATAGCTGAGTACAAAAAAACTGTTGCAGTAAATGACGCTACAGATGCTGTTATTCAATCAGTTGTTAAGTTCTTAAAAGACAATAAGTTTGATAAACATAAAGTTGTAGCTGACCTTGTAACTGATGCGTTTGATCAATATAACCAAATTCCTGCTCAGAAAAAGAAAGCTGATGAAGCCTACAAAAAAGGTGATTATGAAAAAGCTATCCTTTTTGAAAATATGATTTGGCAACTAATGGTTAAAACTGCTGATGTTGGAATTCGTGCAAAAGACGCACTAGTAAGAGAGATCGCTACTAAACAATCTGCTGCTGCTGCTAGAGGTGAAAGAGCATTTGCTGAGGGTGGTTGTAATGGATGTCATGTTATTGGTAAAGTTTCATCTGGTCCAGACTTGACAGGTGTTTTACAAAGACATGAAAATGCTGAGAAGTGGGTAAGTGACTTTATCCTACATCCAGAAAAAATGTATGAAGACCCATATGTTAAGAGCATGATTGATTACTTCAAAATAAGAATGCCGAACCAAAATATGAGTAAAGAAGAGACTAAAGACATTATCGAATACCTAAAATGGGTTGATGAAAATGCTAACTTATTCTAA